Within the Telopea speciosissima isolate NSW1024214 ecotype Mountain lineage chromosome 4, Tspe_v1, whole genome shotgun sequence genome, the region AGAGGGCCGTCGGAGGGAGGTCCAAACATAATTAGATTGGGACCCCGACACCCCCCAAAGTCAAAACCAAAAGGAGTGTCCTAATTAGAACAAAATGGGCATAACCAACCCATCATGATGAGAGTAAAAGCGCCCCTCGATCGGCCCAGCTGAATTTATGGGTCCATCCAACACATTTTCGCATGGGCCTGGATGAGGGATAACATACCCCAAAGGAAGAGCACCCCACATAGTCACATATCTTTTCTAGATGGGCTAAAAAGATCTGAAGATCTATAATGGGCCTTATGTGAGACTATGGGCCAGGTATTGTAGGCAACAACAATACTCATACCCACAAACGACCATCGGTCTTATCCTCCAAGGTTCGAAAAGGTTCCATTGGGTGTTGTACGTAGCGGTCATGACTCGTGATGGGTAGCCATCGAGCATACATCGTCAAATTATAATAAGAGCATCTCTTGCGCCACCTAAGGACCAACGTGGTGCCCTAGAGAATATATTTTGAACTAATCCACAGCTGGCCGGTaagagtagggatgtaaatggatcgaattcggtcagaTAGTCCTACCGGTTTTTGGACAGATTTGGATAATTTCCAGAtgatgattttttgaatacagattctcctaaatggatatgaacacggatcgaatacgaattttcgactatgcgttgacatctttaccatttttatAATGAGGGTTaggtttgagacttgagagttcagaaACTAtcatttcttctactcttcttagtcattgaattttttttactttttttacttttgatttgatcttgtatttattttaatagatatgtgattccatgtatcacattgcataaaacaatatatataaaccaataacaaatctagaaaaagaatcaaattatcttaacttataaatttataaaaataagataacaaaatccaataaggtaacttaaaaggatagacgatCATAGaaatatatttcagatattttattactgtcGGATtactaaacgaatcggataataatcgatcggatagggggattttcatattcgtatccgattagtttcggacggattcgaactctcctaaacggatacgaacgaggatcgaatacgaattttcaaATATCCTTTTACATCCCAAGGTAAGAGTAAGACATGGACCATGCCTTGTATAGCACAATTAAtcttaaaatcaaatcaatttctATCAAGAAAGTCTCAAATCTATCCGGCCAATGGTTGGTTGGTTATCTTATCAAATCATCAATGAAAAGTGACAGGAGGTGATGATAAGGGCTTACACATGATAACCCATGAAGTTTTTTTAATATCCCAAACTTTAGTAGAATATCCAAGTTGGTAGGCTTGCCAACACACTCCATCAAATTTCGGGCAACGTGGGGCATCTGACATGGTAATTTCCAACTGTGTGGATAAGTAGGGTCTAAGGTAAACACCGGATGATAAATTTATGGGAAGGAGATCGAAAGCTACATGGTTGTGTATGTGTATGGTACGTGGTCCTTACTATGCTCAAGCATAGGGTTGCATAAAATGAGCGCCACACTCCTAGagattttctcctttttatggGGACACGACGATCATTTCATGCAattttgtgtctaggcacagagACCGTACATTGCACGCCTTAAATTTATTGAGGATTATTCTTTGTTATTTATTCttatatttgatttttctttttaccaTTGTGCATGAGCTGAAATTTAAAAGTAAATAAAGAACTATATAATTTGGATTATTAATGCACATGCATTAATAGTGCCGTCCAAACAATTCATGAATGGAAACTCTTCTCTTGTAAAGCAACTATATCACATGAAATATTAGATTTGATCACATTTGACATGGGTGCAGCTCTCCAAACTTCTCTTTCCTATCAGAATTTTTGCTGATCCGTATGTGATCGCTAGCTGTCGTAAAGATGAACTTTGACTTCAATATAAAAATGTATATTGTAAGTGGGAACCAAAAATTGTCGGTTTAGTATTTTATAATAAAGGACATGTCCTGTAAAAAGTATCTTCTACATAGAACAACTCTatatttgaaaaacaaaaacacccacggctccaaaaaaattatataaaggTCTCTGTCCAACACAAATCACGTGCAAGTGGGAATTCATTAAATATTACAGACAAACATGCTCGAAAGGCTTACCTACGTATTAGGCCTTTTCCAACCAACCCCAATCATAAGACAACATGTTCTTCAATCACATTGAAAACAACATAGAATTATATAAGGACATGTGAAACATGCAGCCATGTAACAAGTATCttctacatctctctctctctctatgtatatatatgctTGTAATAAGCTTATGTGTTGGTCATTATTGAGTTGGTAAACTTAGAAGAGGAGGTTTCGATCATTTGTTGGTAAGTAAAACAAGACATAGAAGATATGGGTCGTTTAGAAGATTACATGCCAACGATGGCCATGGTGTTACTGCAGTTTACCTATGCAGGTCTACATCTCTTCACCAGAGCTGCCCTTTTGGAGGGAATGAGTCCCAAGGTTTTTGTTGTTTACAGGCAAGCAATAGCTACTTTGGTCATAGCACCTGTAGCTTATTTCTCTAACAGGTGggtgggtctctctctctctccctctctctctctctctctctctctccaacctcTCTCTCGTCCCAAATCtgaattgtttttgttttgttggcaGGAAAAAGACAAACAGGAGTTCTATGGGATTGagaagcttttctttgatttttattgcTTCTTTTATTGGGTATGTTTGCACAGGAATCTATAACATTCAAGTTTTAATTGGTTTTTTTAATTTGTGGTTTTGGATCTTCTATGTTGTGATTAATTTGGATGGTTGGTGttgttttgggtttatttaCAGTGTGGCAATCTATCAGAACATATTTTTTGAAGGTCTTTATCTGGCCTCACCATCAACAGGAAGTGCCATGTCAAATCTGCTTCCCGGAATCACATATCTGATGGCAACTGTTGTAGGGTAATTAATTAGTCCATCAAAACCCATCCATGCATATATGCATCCTCTAATACATACCTAACTTCTAGTTAGTAACTAACTCATTGTTATGCATGTTCTATAAACTGTTCAGATTAGAGAAACTGAATATTAGAAGCCTGAGAAGCATGGCTAAGGCAGTAGGGACAGCAGTCTGTGTTGGTGGAGCTGTTTCCATGGCATTGCTAAGAGGCCCAAAGATCCTAAATACTTCAATATTCCCATTCCAAGACCTAACTCTGAGTTCAGGAGGTGGTGAGAATTGGCTAATGGGTTGTCTCCTTCTCTTTGGAAGCAGTTGTTGCTGGtcattttttctgattttacaGGTATTTAGCCATCCAAAAAATTTCAATCTATTTAGTTATTTGTGTAAGTTAAATTAATAATCCCATGGATATAGTTCGGATCTAACCTGAACGGATATGGGAAGGTAGCGAAAGAGATCAAGAACCAAGCTTTTTGATTACTAGTACCATTGACATGCACAATCTTTTGCAATCTCTAGATATCTCGCaagcttctccacagagaacttcaCACCATAAATTCTAAGGaaaagatggaatcccacaaAGAACACAAAATACTTGGAAAACAAGAGTGAGAGGAGAGAATTAATTAAACTCAGGTTGTGGGGCCTTAGGGTTTTTGGAGGTGTTTatataaccccccccccaccttgcAGAGTCATAATCAGAGtgggaaggagaggaggggGAGTCGGTcagaccctctctctctctccttctcgtGGGTAACGGGCTGCTGCCCCGGGTGGGCGCTCTGAACCGGGTCCGATATCTGGTTCCTATTAACAATTTGGATCACTAACATGCTCTTTATGGTCTAATAACAGGTCCCAATGTCTGCTTGCTATCCTGACCACTTATCATTGTGTGCTTGGATGTGCTTCTTGTCAACACTACAATCAGCAACACTTGCTTTcttcctagaaccaaacccaagtGCATGGAATCTACATTCTATTTCTGAGATCTCATCTTGCATCTATGCTGTAAGTAGTACTTTTGTTATCTACACCAGTTCAAGTGTTGGTCACTGTTCTTAATTAAGGGTATAAACTAAATCTATAAACTTGCATGAAACTGGAATGGTTGGTGTACAGGGAATCGTAGCATCTGCAGTTACTTTTTCTGTTCAGTCATGGTGTATTCAAAAAAGAGGGCCTCTCTTTGCGGCAATGTTCAATCCTCTTTTGACTGTTATAGTTACCATTTTCGCTTGTATCTTTCTTCATGAAGAACTTTTCATTGGAAGGTAATAGTATCTTTTGGTTTTCATATTTGGAATccttagtgtttttttttttttgtttgtaaagGAAACCTTAGTTTTTGGCCACTAAAAGAGTTACTGTTTCAATTCAGGTTGGCAGGTTCTTTTGTTGTGGTGGTTGGTTTATACATTGTGCTTTGGGGTAAAGCTAAGGATCTTGAAGAAATCAATGGAGAGGTGGGCTCAATACACGATACAATGAAGACTGTTAGAATCAAAGGAGAATTGGGGCCAATACATGATACAATGCATACTGTGACAATCTTGATTGATGAACCCTTAAGAGAGAGTGGTAAATTAGAATTGGAGGAGCCCCTTTTGGCTCATGATAATTCTTCTGATGTGAATAATGACAGTCAAAGGAACCAATAGTGGAGGGGGAGAAGGGGCTTGTTCATGTACTATTAAATGTATAAACCAAAGAAGATGGGATTGGAATTGGTGCGTTTTCATAGATACAAGTGTGCCAATTTATACAAGATTACAAGGGTCAATCACCCAAAATTAGTCCCTAATTAACTCCTATGATTGTGTAATGAAATCAATTATCCTAGTTAGAAGATAAGTATGAAAACTCATATGCTAAGACTcctcctcaagttggagcgtgtaGGTTACAAATGCCTAACTTGAAACTTAGATATTGAAACGGTTCCCGACCAAGGGATTTGGTGAAGAGACCTGCAATTTGATCATAATTGGGAATCTTTGTTGGTCGAATGAGGCCTTGTTGAAATTTTTCATGAACCACATGACAGCCAAATTCTATGTGCTTTGTGCATTCGTGAAAAACCAGATTTGATGCGATGTGAAATGCCACTTGATTGTCGCAAAATAATGTGATTGGGGATTCTAGAGTAATTCCCAAATCCTTCAAAAGTTATGATAACCAGGATATTTCATAGGTGGCAATGGCCATGGCCCTATATTCCGCTTCTGTAGAGGACCGAGAGATAGTAGTTTGTTTCTTGGTCTTCCAAGAAATGGGACTAGAGCCAAGTAGAAtgtgttggaaaacacattcctccataaactgattttgatgataacaaacattaagattaatactaatatttcaatctttaagcaagcttcatagtcagacgttggaagcaacaagcatccaggaaagacttgatcaacggagctcacaacagaagagttaaggaaaagaaaaaatttgaagattgaagaacatcttttaAAGGAAGTCAAGAATTAacaaagacaaagactctccaagaagattcaagtgcattagaacacatttctttacatgtgcatatcacattgcacacacattgcattcacatgtaagagaccctaggaggaactcattcccatgccctagactcaagaaacatggccattaaagtgttcgacaaaaacctatgaagtcccaagtaagctggaccaaaaatccccttgacagacaatcaaaaataaGACAactgtctgtcggtcgacctacagattCTATCGGTC harbors:
- the LOC122659131 gene encoding WAT1-related protein At4g30420-like, whose protein sequence is MGRLEDYMPTMAMVLLQFTYAGLHLFTRAALLEGMSPKVFVVYRQAIATLVIAPVAYFSNRKKTNRSSMGLRSFSLIFIASFIGVAIYQNIFFEGLYLASPSTGSAMSNLLPGITYLMATVVGLEKLNIRSLRSMAKAVGTAVCVGGAVSMALLRGPKILNTSIFPFQDLTLSSGGGENWLMGCLLLFGSSCCWSFFLILQVPMSACYPDHLSLCAWMCFLSTLQSATLAFFLEPNPSAWNLHSISEISSCIYAGIVASAVTFSVQSWCIQKRGPLFAAMFNPLLTVIVTIFACIFLHEELFIGRLAGSFVVVVGLYIVLWGKAKDLEEINGEVGSIHDTMKTVRIKGELGPIHDTMHTVTILIDEPLRESGKLELEEPLLAHDNSSDVNNDSQRNQ